Proteins encoded together in one Mastacembelus armatus chromosome 15, fMasArm1.2, whole genome shotgun sequence window:
- the insyn2ab gene encoding inhibitory synaptic factor 2A — protein MVSKEDTKCIVLSNSDESDSETGPSHTLDVQSGQESGKQQVKKRNKALQVRFKDICEAQNEHRGRRSRSISCKVTHRKYMTMPARRSIPNVTKSTGVQTSPDLTKRYKTFPFDRKKGHTFKHTALVEDYRGQNNGFLSDIKAAGEDGHPIGESSKFKGKIVGQTKALLHHTDDSSDTEDLLSSANCMDGPSCPDSSHFSEVCHPSSSPSKSEPEYQVCGTRTKHKGLPKEGTNAGTSSKRQLVNSEFSQDKPKGMGPVAWNSLTQVESLGSPSVSCKRKKGTQLNEQQSQTLPHSAKCSVQSQGQCRTRHVSASSKLQQTAGGDEGFPPEDTGARGMGSSQQIIPLSGDKDIKAQLQAMESLISSSQETIKVLLGVIQELEKGEAQREGLTYRTGQDTANCDTCRNSACIIYSVELDFKQQEDKLQPLMKRLCPLDSQQCPALPYSNEVFTSTPKRKSKTESKKHARWKLWFL, from the exons aTGGTGAGCAAAGAGGACACCAAATGCATTGTTCTGTCCAATTCAGATGAATCAGATTCAGAGACAGGTCCATCCCATACTCTTGATGTGCAGTCCGGACAAGAATCAGGCAAGCAGCAGgtgaagaagagaaacaagGCCTTACAAGTGCGTTTTAAAGATATTTGTGAAGCTCAGAATGAGCATCGAGGAAGACGTTCCAGATCCATTTCCTGTAAAGTgacacacagaaaatacatgACCATGCCTGCCAGACGATCTATTCCAAATGTAACCAAGAGTACTGGTGTTCAGACCTCCCCCGACCTCACTAAGCGATACAAGACTTTTCCTTTTGATAGGAAAAAGGGACATACATTTAAACATACTGCTTTGGTAGAAGATTACAGAGGACAGAATAATGGCTTTTTGAGTGATATAAAGGCAGCAGGAGAGGACGGACACCCTATCGGGGAGTCTTCTAAATTCAAGGGTAAGATTGTGGGGCAGACAAAAGCATTGCTTCACCACACTGATGACAGCAGTGATACAGAGGATTTGCTTTCCAGTGCCAACTGTATGGATGGACCCTCATGCCCAGACTCCTCACATTTCTCAGAAGTGTGCCATCCAAGTAGCTCTCCTTCCAAAAGTGAACCAGAGTACCAGGTTTGTGGGACAAGGACCAAACATAAAGGATTACCCAAAGAAGGCACAAATGCTGGCACCTCCTCAAAGCGTCAGCTGGTTAACTCAGAGTTTTCACAGGACAAGCCAAAGGGTATGGGCCCTGTTGCGTGGAACTCTTTGACACAGGTGGAGTCTTTAGGAAGCCCCTCTGTGAGCTGTAAACGGAAAAAAGGCACACAGCTAAATGAACAGCAGTCACAGACACTTCCCCATAGTGCCAAATGTTCTGTACAGTCACAAGGGCAGTGTCGGACAAGGCATGTGTCAGCCTCCTCTAAACTCCAACAAACAGCTGGGGGGGATGAGGGCTTTCCTCCAGAAGACACAGGAGCCCGAGGCATGGGGAGCAGCCAACAGATAATTCCCTTATCTGGGGACAAGGATATCAAAGCACAGCTGCAGGCCATGGAAAGTCTCATCAGCTCTAGCCAGGAGACCATAAAGGTCCTACTTGGAGTTATTCAGGAGCTGGAGAAAGGTGAAGCACAGAGAGAGGG GCTCACCTACCGAACAGGACAAGACACAGCAAATTGTGACACATGTCGAAATAGCGCATGCATCATTTACAG TGTCGAGTTGGACTTCAAGCAGCAGGAAGACAAGCTACAGCCCCTGATGAAGAGACTTTGTCCCCTAGACAGCCAACAATGCCCTGCTCTGCCTTACTCTAATGAAGTGTTCACATCCACCCCAAAACGCAAATCCAAGACAGAGTCCAAAAAGCATGCTCGCTGGAAACTCTGGTTcctttga
- the LOC113132157 gene encoding indoleamine 2,3-dioxygenase 2-like isoform X2, with the protein MDLANNLTHLIESRTLRDLVHKMPVLSPHLLSNHRELRLAHLALGFISMGYVWQEGQHAPAESLPKALALPYWVISRRLGLPPILTYADSVLANWKLRDPTGDMEIGNMDLIFSFPGGESCRGFFIVSLLVEMAAGAGITGALEVMHARKTSNITGIHKGLVKVAESLKKMNETFKLMHEHVDPTVFHGTLRIFVSGWRDNPMLPRGLLYEGVSNEPILLSGGSAAQSSAIQCFDALLSIHHEDDAGTFLTRMRDYMPPAHRQLIETLAVLPPLRDFILSCSSSDLCQTYNSCVSALVDLRSYHLSTVTKYIVVPGNKARTTGCPLSGVGIALNTTGTGGSSLMVFLKSVRNSTQKALILERPSMSN; encoded by the exons ATGGACCTGGCAAATAATCTCACACATCTAATAGAGTCACGTACACTACGGGATCTGGTTCATAAG ATGCCAGTCTTGAGTCCTCATCTCCTGAGCAATCATCGGGAGCTCAGGCTGGCTCACCTAGCACTGGGGTTCATCAGTATGGGCTATGTATGGCAGGAAGGACAACATGCCCCTGCAGAG AGTCTCCCAAAAGCCCTGGCTTTGCCCTACTGGGTGATATCTCGCAGGCTTGGACTTCCACCCATCCTAACTTATGCTGATTCAGTTTTAGCTAATTGGAAATTAAGGGATCCCACAGG GGATATGGAAATCGG GAACATGGACTTGATATTTTCCTTCCCTGGCGGTGAGAGTTGCAGGGGATTTTTCATTGTGTCATTGTTGGTTGAGATGGCTGCCGGTGCGGGCATTACG GGGGCTCTGGAGGTGATGCATGCTAGGAAAACCTCTAACATCACTGGCATACACAAAGGTCTCGTCAAAGTAGCTGAGTCTTTGAAGAAGATGAATGAAACTTTCAAACTCATGCATG AACATGTCGATCCAACTGTGTTTCATGGAACACTGAGAATTTTTGTCTCAGG GTGGCGAGACAACCCCATGCTTCCTAGAGGGCTGTTGTATGAAGGTGTGAGCAATGAGCCAATTTTGTTATCTGGTGGAAGTGCAGCCCAGAGTTCTGCTATTCAATGCTTTGATGCTTTGCTCTCCATCCATCATGAAGATGATGCAG GAACCTTCCTGACACGCATGAGGGATTACATGCCTCCTGCCCACCGTCAGCTGATAGAAACTCTGGCTGTCCTTCCACCTCTGCGAGACTTCATCCTCTCCTGCTCAAGCTCCGATCTCTGCCAAACCTACAATTCCTGTGTCTCAGCCCTGGTGGATTTACGGAGCTACCACCTCAGCACTGTAACCAAATACATTGTTGTTCCCGGGAACAAGGCACGGACCACGGGCTGCCCGCTCAGTGGTGTGGGCATTGCACTGAACACAACGGGGACTGGTGGATCCAGCCTCATGGTCTTCCTGAAGAGTGTTCGTAACTCTACACAAAAAGCACTGATCTTAGAGAGACCATCCATGTCAAactga
- the LOC113132157 gene encoding indoleamine 2,3-dioxygenase 2-like isoform X1: METNSRGALQADCDAFDISEELGFLLEDPLTYLPDYFQVWMDLANNLTHLIESRTLRDLVHKMPVLSPHLLSNHRELRLAHLALGFISMGYVWQEGQHAPAESLPKALALPYWVISRRLGLPPILTYADSVLANWKLRDPTGDMEIGNMDLIFSFPGGESCRGFFIVSLLVEMAAGAGITGALEVMHARKTSNITGIHKGLVKVAESLKKMNETFKLMHEHVDPTVFHGTLRIFVSGWRDNPMLPRGLLYEGVSNEPILLSGGSAAQSSAIQCFDALLSIHHEDDAGTFLTRMRDYMPPAHRQLIETLAVLPPLRDFILSCSSSDLCQTYNSCVSALVDLRSYHLSTVTKYIVVPGNKARTTGCPLSGVGIALNTTGTGGSSLMVFLKSVRNSTQKALILERPSMSN; encoded by the exons ATGGAGACTAACAGCAGAGGAGCACTTCAGGCCGACTGTGATGCATTTGATATTTCTGAGGAGCTTGGATTTCTACTTGAAGACCCACTG ACCTACCTTCCAGACTATTTTCAAGTATGGATGGACCTGGCAAATAATCTCACACATCTAATAGAGTCACGTACACTACGGGATCTGGTTCATAAG ATGCCAGTCTTGAGTCCTCATCTCCTGAGCAATCATCGGGAGCTCAGGCTGGCTCACCTAGCACTGGGGTTCATCAGTATGGGCTATGTATGGCAGGAAGGACAACATGCCCCTGCAGAG AGTCTCCCAAAAGCCCTGGCTTTGCCCTACTGGGTGATATCTCGCAGGCTTGGACTTCCACCCATCCTAACTTATGCTGATTCAGTTTTAGCTAATTGGAAATTAAGGGATCCCACAGG GGATATGGAAATCGG GAACATGGACTTGATATTTTCCTTCCCTGGCGGTGAGAGTTGCAGGGGATTTTTCATTGTGTCATTGTTGGTTGAGATGGCTGCCGGTGCGGGCATTACG GGGGCTCTGGAGGTGATGCATGCTAGGAAAACCTCTAACATCACTGGCATACACAAAGGTCTCGTCAAAGTAGCTGAGTCTTTGAAGAAGATGAATGAAACTTTCAAACTCATGCATG AACATGTCGATCCAACTGTGTTTCATGGAACACTGAGAATTTTTGTCTCAGG GTGGCGAGACAACCCCATGCTTCCTAGAGGGCTGTTGTATGAAGGTGTGAGCAATGAGCCAATTTTGTTATCTGGTGGAAGTGCAGCCCAGAGTTCTGCTATTCAATGCTTTGATGCTTTGCTCTCCATCCATCATGAAGATGATGCAG GAACCTTCCTGACACGCATGAGGGATTACATGCCTCCTGCCCACCGTCAGCTGATAGAAACTCTGGCTGTCCTTCCACCTCTGCGAGACTTCATCCTCTCCTGCTCAAGCTCCGATCTCTGCCAAACCTACAATTCCTGTGTCTCAGCCCTGGTGGATTTACGGAGCTACCACCTCAGCACTGTAACCAAATACATTGTTGTTCCCGGGAACAAGGCACGGACCACGGGCTGCCCGCTCAGTGGTGTGGGCATTGCACTGAACACAACGGGGACTGGTGGATCCAGCCTCATGGTCTTCCTGAAGAGTGTTCGTAACTCTACACAAAAAGCACTGATCTTAGAGAGACCATCCATGTCAAactga